The proteins below come from a single Bdellovibrionales bacterium genomic window:
- the hisG gene encoding ATP phosphoribosyltransferase, with translation MPSERIRIALQKSGRMADDSLALLKACGLHIAKSREQLLCRVKELPIDLLLVRDDDIPRFVSNGICDLGIVGENVFMEEQLSAQPLSASIVERLGFSRCRLSIAVPDGGALRSAADLDKKTIATTYPSLFARFAQENNIQVNILEMTGSVEVAPRLKIADAICDIVASGATLAANNLTEMQTILSSEALLIRSAGTLSAAKEAIVTRLLARMRGVIDADDSKYIMLHAPQENLDKIIALLPGSESPTILPLQGSEGKLAVHAVCRETVFWETMESLKAAGASSILVLPIEKMMG, from the coding sequence TGCACATCGCCAAGAGCCGTGAGCAGCTTCTCTGCCGCGTTAAAGAACTGCCGATTGATCTTCTTCTGGTGCGCGATGACGACATCCCCCGCTTTGTCAGCAACGGCATTTGCGATCTGGGCATCGTCGGCGAGAATGTGTTTATGGAGGAACAGTTATCCGCCCAACCTCTTAGCGCAAGCATCGTTGAGCGCCTTGGTTTTTCGCGCTGCCGCCTGTCCATTGCCGTGCCCGATGGGGGAGCCCTTCGCTCTGCCGCCGACCTTGATAAAAAAACAATTGCGACAACCTACCCGTCCCTGTTCGCTCGCTTTGCCCAAGAGAACAACATCCAAGTTAATATCCTTGAAATGACGGGTTCGGTCGAAGTCGCGCCCCGCCTAAAAATAGCAGACGCGATTTGCGATATCGTCGCCTCGGGCGCAACGCTGGCCGCCAACAACCTGACGGAAATGCAAACTATCCTTTCCAGCGAGGCACTGCTTATCCGCTCGGCAGGGACGCTTTCTGCCGCAAAAGAGGCCATCGTGACACGCCTTTTGGCACGCATGCGCGGCGTGATTGACGCGGACGACAGTAAGTACATCATGCTGCACGCGCCCCAAGAGAATCTGGACAAAATCATCGCCTTGCTTCCGGGATCGGAATCGCCGACCATCCTGCCTTTGCAAGGGAGTGAAGGCAAACTGGCCGTCCATGCCGTGTGCCGCGAGACGGTGTTTTGGGAAACGATGGAAAGCCTGAAAGCCGCTGGCGCTTCATCCATCCTTGTTCTGCCAATCGAAAAAATGATGGGATAA
- a CDS encoding histidinol dehydrogenase, translating to MATKLNWNTLNEAEKMAALSRSAGEKKDITDYVKAIVKEVREEGDKAVAKYATQFDNYTGPLAPLPLASLKQAADDLPPALRAALEQAIANITAFHAAQKPAPLKVETMTGVQCEMVWRPIEKVGLYVPAGTAPLFSAVLMLAIPAALAGCKRRILCTPPRKDGTIDPSSRPAPSRFFLKLRIHHVKMHS from the coding sequence ATGGCCACGAAACTGAACTGGAACACATTAAACGAAGCCGAAAAAATGGCGGCTCTATCACGCAGCGCTGGCGAAAAGAAAGACATTACGGACTACGTGAAAGCCATTGTCAAAGAGGTGCGCGAGGAAGGCGACAAAGCCGTCGCAAAATACGCCACCCAATTCGACAACTATACAGGGCCCCTCGCGCCCCTTCCTCTCGCGTCATTAAAACAGGCAGCGGACGATTTGCCCCCTGCCCTTCGCGCTGCGCTAGAGCAAGCCATCGCGAACATCACGGCCTTTCACGCCGCGCAAAAGCCTGCGCCGTTGAAAGTCGAAACCATGACGGGCGTGCAATGTGAAATGGTTTGGCGGCCTATCGAAAAGGTCGGCCTTTACGTTCCGGCAGGCACAGCGCCTCTCTTCTCCGCCGTGCTGATGCTGGCCATTCCCGCCGCTTTGGCGGGATGTAAGCGGCGCATCCTTTGCACGCCGCCACGCAAGGATGGCACGATAGACCCCTCTAGCCGCCCCGCCCCATCGCGCTTTTTTCTCAAGCTCCGTATACACCATGTGAAAATGCATAGTTAA